CCAGCTGGGACTCTCCCTGCAGTCTGCCCTCTGGTAGGGTGAGATACAGAAGACCCAGGAGTATGTACAGATGTCAGCTGCCCTAACATAGCACCGGGCTGTGAGACCCTCTTCCCTGAGGGTCCCCCGCACCTAGGTCATCATGTTCATGATTACAGAATGGGTTTAGGACGAGGGTGTATGTTGAGGGACAGATGAGGGCCAGTCGCACTGCTGAAGAGGAAAGCAGATTGCCTTCTATTTCGGTGATAAATTCCTTAGTGCCTTGAAGAGTCCAGAATGCTCTCACCTCATCCAGGTTTATATTTGAAACTTGCTGCTTCATAGGGAATAGATGGCACAAGCCTAACCTGCCCACTCCCTTTCAGGGAAGCTCTGGGTACCAGGAAACCCATTCCAGAGAGGTGTCACAGATCCCTCTCTCAGCCCCTTCTTTCCACTTAGTGCTCAAACTCAGGTGGAGGTTGCAAATTCAGGATCTTGGTTAGGGGTTGCAGGTAAGGGAAAGAAGCACAAGGGAGAGAGCCAGATCCCAGCCCGCCCAAGTGCCTCAGCCCCAACTAGACTTGAGCCTCAGGCCTGATATTCTACGCAAGGCCACAGAACATCTATCACTAGCCCCTACAcaccctcttcccattccctagGTGTTGGCAAAGAGCAGACAAGGGTAATGATAGACGatcaatatacacacacagagcctaGGGCCTCTCTAAAGAAGCAATAAGTTTATTTCTTGAACTGAACTCCCGGGGAGATGGATGACGCCACCATATGCCCTCTGTCCCGCTAGGGGACCTGGAGGTGGCGCAGTCCAGCCTTCCCCACCCACAGATTAATGCCAGGGAGTCAGGTAGTTGACACGACTGTAGAGAGAAAGAGGAGTGGCATGGGAAACCCAGGGTGCTCTCAAGAAAAAGCAAGCTTTTCTTCCCacgctccaccaccaccccaaagcccacctctcTGCCCTCAGGGATCTAAAAATAGTTTCCATCCCGGCTATGTGCCCAAGAGCCTTCAATAGCCCCCTATTTCCTTTCGTATCTTTTTGactattttcttcctctctaatGTACCTCATACTATTCCCCAATGATTCCCCCACGTCAACTGCTTCATAGGTTTTCAGTCATGTATGAGCCTACTCTAGCATCACACAGTAACAATACGCAAAGTTTTCCTCCGTGTGAGCTGGGGAAGGCAGCTTTCGGGAACAGGAAAGGGCACTCCGGAAATTACAAGCTACAAGAGGTGAAGCGGAGTGTGTGCTGTAGGGAGAGACAGAGTGCAtggttgtgcctgtgtgtgtgtgtgtgtgtgtgtgtgtgtgtgtgtgtgtgtgtagggtatgGGGTCGCATCGTGGAGTCTGCCGCACAGggcatggctggagagatgagtttCTCAGCACTTCCACTTTGTACCTAGCCTTTAACTAAAGGTGACCCTGCTGGGGATGCTATCACGCAGCAGGAAGCAGATGGCAgttccttccttctccatcctcccaggccccctccttctggcctccactgggcCAATCCTGGTGAGAAATGCACCCCTAGCCTGGGCCCACTAAGTAGTAGGTTGATACTTGGCTGAGCATCTTCAAGTCCCCCCTTCCCAGGGGGCGTGGCCGGCTGTGGCCAGGGCGGGGCCATTCTCTACCTGTAGTGGGAGCCAAAGCGTCGGAATGCGTTCCTGAGAAAGAACGAAGAAAAACTCTGCTGAACTCGGCTCCCAGAGCTTGGAAGTGCCAGGCGACAGGCGCCGGTTCGGTAGGAATTCAGTATCTGTCCTACAGTTACAATCCCCCCCTTCCCTGCTCGGGGATCGGGGTCCCGTAGGGGTCCCGCGTGGTGTCACTTACAGCGAGTCGAAAGGCAGGGGCTTCTGTCCGTAGCGGTCCAGGCTGGGGTTCTGGTTGAGGCAGTACTGGGGCAGGCCACAGGAATGGGGACCTGTAAGCCCTCAGGGCGCGGACCCCAGCAGCCGCTCCCTCCCAACCACCCAGGTCGGGTCTACGTGCATTTTTCCCTACCCGCCAGTTCTGGGTCACGTCAGGCTTCAAGTACCGCACCGCATAGCCACTGAAACTCTCCACTGTGAAGAGAACCCACCTTGGGGACCTAGATCCGAAGAAAACCTGGCCTGCCCTCATTTAAGCTCCGCCCCGCTGGAGCCCTGCTTGGCTCTCAGGCCCAGCCCCAGTGGCTTCCCTGACCTGGAGTTCTCCAACCCCAACCTGGTCCCTGTGCTTGCGTTGCTGGTCCTTGGGCCCATGTCCCTTATTCCTTCATTCCTTGCTTTAGAATGTCATCAACCTGCGGGAGATCTCCCCCCCTCTCTAGGGCACCCTTTGTGATTAGTAGACTGACTGACCCCTCTTGTTGACGCAAGGTAACTTGAACTCTCCGGACCTGGACACGAATTTAGACCAGTCTTCGATGGCACGCGTGTAGCAGGGCCAGTCGACCCGGTTGATGCCTGGTGCGATGGGTACCATTTTTCCTTCGCGGTACTTATGACAGAGCTTCTGGCCGGTTCCTGTGAAGTCCTATGGAACGATGGATCATAATGGTAGATGCAAGATCCTGGGGGCTTCCTGAGCTGACACTAGGCCCAttggactgggggaggggagatacaGTAAACCAGGGCCTGGATTGCATGGGGAGGTGAAGTCCCTGGTAGGCGGCTAGGCATATGCTCAGGAAGTAGAGCCCTGGACCAGAAGTGCCTAGGCATCAGTACAGACTGGTGCCCCTGAGCCCATCCACGGCTGAGGACAAAGTACACTCACCAGGCATTGCAGGGGTTTGTTGGGGACTCCCAGGAGCGTGAAGTGGGCCTTGTTAAAGTCATCTGTTGAAAGATGATAAAGGTGTCCCTTTCAGGAGCTCTTACAGGCCCACCCTAGAGGCTTGACCCACACTGTGCACCttacaagaggaaaaaaatgttttgccgGGTGTGGTGGCTTGTGACTTTACTCCCAGCtatcaggaggcaaagacagacagatctctgggtgttcaaggtcaacctgatctacatctcaagttccaggccaactaagattacacagtgagattctgtctcaaagaaaaaaaagttagggtttcttttttttgggggggggggtgggttcgagacagggtttctctgtagctttggagcctgtctggaactagctcttgtagtggTCTCGAACTTagaaagatccgcctgcctctgcctcccaagtgctgggattaaaggtgtgcgccaccaccgcccagttagtttttaaatatttaagataaaacaACATCAATATCTCttacaaataaaatgcaatagaaaaaaaaataaaatgcaatagagACCAATATGAAGACTtaaaagtactagaagaaaatgtGGACAAACTCCTCTATAAACCTGGGACAGAAGGACTTAATTCCCTTAAAAAGCCAGAAGTTGAAATAAAAGACCAATAACTTTgagcacacaaaaataaacacaaacctaGCAaaaagatcagagggtaaaaggCACTTGACTGATGGCCTCATGGCCTTCTACCcacaggagggaagaagagaactggcCCCTaagagttatcctctgacctccaagaatGAACCGTGGCCTATCagcacgtgtatgtgtgttaatAATAAGATCAAAAATAAGCACAAGAGGAGTCAAAAGACaaaggagccaggcggtggtggcacatgcctttaatcccagcacttgggaggcagaggcagtggatctctgtgagttcaaggccagccttgtctacaaaagctagttccaggacaggcaccaaagctacagagaaaccttgtctcaaaaaaacaaaacaacaacaacaaaaaaacaaaggaaaaatataccGATTTTACAGAAGAGATAATTTCCTTAATGTTAGAGGGGCTCCTAGGAATCAggacaatacaaaacaaaacaaaaaccaggaaggAAACATGGATAAATGGCTTAGTTAAGTAGTTCATACACAAATACTAGAAATACATTTGACTTCATGGTCCCTAAACACATAAAAAGACAccctgtttcatttacaagatgAATGTACATTTAAGTTACATTAATATTTCAATTTCCTCCACTTATTAGACCAGACTGGGAACAATGCAAACATTAGTATAGCTTTAAGAAATAGGCCcctcaggggctggaaagatggctcagtggttaagagcactgactgctcttctagaggaccagggttcaattcccagcacccatatggcagcttacaactgtctgtaatgccaggatccagcaccctcacacagatatatacaggctaaaacaccaataaaataattttaaaaaaagaaaagaaataggccCCTCAGCATACATTACTGGAGGCTGTGTGAATTGATTAGAGCCTACAGACAGCAGTCcaggaaacattaaaataaaaagaattgcaAATATGCACACGTCCTTTGACTCCACAAATGATGTCAAAAGAAGGGGACCCATTTTCATGTTTGTAACAGCAAAAGAACGTAAGCATTGGTcattaaaccaaataaacccaaTCATACCTGCGCTAGGGAACTGTGGAGAGTAGCACTTGAAGAAGGATTGTGAGTCTGAGAGCGGTGTGGGCTATCTCATGAGACTTGGTTTCAAAAATCTAAGGGCTAGGGTATACCTCAATGGTAAAGAAATTGCCTAGTTTGTGTAGACCCTGTCTTCAATCCccagaagaacaacaaaaagtattCATTTGAGTTGACATAGGTCTAGGATCTTTAAGTCTTGagactgtaatggtctgtcctgtccctttaagagacaagctccacccactcccccttccaccactgaggcaggcagatcttccttctttcctacagCCCAAGctctcttcttttccatctctctcccaaagaggtagctgctgctgtggctcctctcctccccccacctctttttctccccttccccctttcccctccataggctactaaataaatatccaacctcactttgCATGGTGTACCTATCAGTCTCTGTCCCTCACCTGCCACTCTGGGGCTCCCTATTGCCCACTGCAGCCGCTCGGGGACCTgcaacattttacttttaccattacagaGGCTATTGGAGACCAAGAAGAGTTGACACTCAGGTCACCACTTTAACCAAATCGCCAAAGGTAGCACCATAAACAATGAAGAATTTAGTGGCCGTCTTACATTGTCAGGTCACCTATGAAATGCTCAAGGTGGATAATCAATCCTTTAGATCCAGCTTTCATGTAACGAATTAAAGAATACCCTGGAAACAATTGCTGAAACTCACCATAGAGGATTGTCTACAATGCTGCTGTTTTGACTCCCTTAAAAAGTCAATAATAgtccggcagtggtggcgcacatctttaatctcagcacatcagaagcagaagcagaagcaggcggatctttgtgagttcaaggccagcctggtctgcagagtgagtttcaggacagccagggctgcacagagaaaccatgtcttgaagaacaaaatgaaacaaaacaaaataggacaTCCTTCTCCAGGGCCTGGTTGGAGAGACAGTtaagaactagaaaagatcatgtTGAATaaagtaaccaagacccagaaagataaaggTCATAATTCTCTCTCATCTGAGATTTCTAGTCCGAAGCCTTTGGATGTGAGTGCACAACCTGGAGTTACTGCAGtaccaggaaaatgaaaagagaacaCAGGTGGGAggcaacagagaagaaaatatcagagTACAAATGATAtgaaggaggaagtggggaaaATGGAGGGACATTAGTTAGGGAAGAGAGACAaatagggaaagagaagggaaggaataaaataacaataaggatATCATACTATTATTTAACTACAAAAAATACCtataatacaacacacacatatttccatCTGGGCTGACAATGCCCCCTCCAAGTGCCATAGACCAaccttaaaaagcaaaacaaataagcaaacaaaactaaCACCGGGCATGAGAAGCTCTCTTCTGAATTCCTGGTCaaggttgtccaagagactcccaaaacattatAGATTATTGGTGTTCCACTTGGTTGCCTCCCAGCGGTGGCTATGGCTAAAGGACTCTATGCACTTTGACCAGGATCCAGAGCACCCAAGTTGGATCTGCCCCAAAAGCCTCTTatctgaggactagctttcatgggcCCTTCTTGTAAACTTTCCAAAGGAGGAAAGCAActaacagtcctacccagctatgatactatgaaccacaacaatggcCACCATGCCATGATAACCCTGAGGGTGCAAGAGTAGCAATAGTAGCAAGCATAACTTGGCAgtgaccaacagctctctaattaggCTTAATACCTACTCAACAGGAGGGAAGCCATGCCTGGGTGGAAAGCTAACCAACTATTTGGGGTTAGAGAAGTCATTGATCTTGGAGAACCCACAACTGCCACTTTGCTAAACCAGCATTACCCCTtactactttctaaatatttatccttatatgtAAGGTAAATGCAATTTTCCtcctctcatcaaggaaacttctctttgtagtAGATGGAGATTCTTGCTAGAGGCTGCTCATTTCATTCCTGGACGCCCAGgccagaaataatcactcagaaactatattaattaaatcatggtttggccaatcacttaagcatattcctagctagttcttatatcttaaatcaacccatttccatcattttatattttaccacaaggttcgtggtttaccagcaaggttccagtgtgtctgtctcctgtggtggctacacgACGTccccttgactccacctactttctcccagcattcaatttagttttccctgcccatctctattctgtcctatcacaggccagagtagcttctttattcattaaccaataaaagcatcacatatacagaaggacttcccacaccaggaggccattacagaaaaccacagttgATCAAAATGGGGACTTGCAGTGTCTTATTCCAAGTGATACATCTTTAATGCAACTCTTGCAAGGCTCAGGAATCATcgtggaagagggagcagaacgAGCCAGAGGAGCAGAAattttgctgtgagattgtgtctcctaggaattgTCAGTGAAGCTAGACCTGTGAAATCTCACTAACATAGCTGCACATATATGACCTGATCAAGGATGGCACCAATCGACATCTAACATGGAAGCAGGGAAGGTCACAAAGTCTCAAgcatagacaaagaactacagtatctaaggaaggcagagagtgggagaaatagtctttcccagggaagagtggCTCTCTGATACCAAGTAGTCAGGCccgaaaacacacatacattatacagactgagcatattatatttgattatatttgggagtatgtatgtatgtgacggcaagtaaagaaaaaaaggcatgaTTTTGAGGGAGAGCCCGGGGAAGTATATAGGAGGTTTTGGAGAGCGGAAAGTGAAGGGGGGACATGATGTAATCTTAATCttaaatacaaaaaattataataaaaagccAATAGTccaaggaaaaaatagaaacgATGGAAAATCATTTTAGGCTAATATACCTGATGCATAACCCTCAATTCAACCCCATTCccattttaaactataaaatacatatttgtagACTCCAGGGGAGATTTTAAGGGTGCTGGTTTAGAGTTATTGTGGAATTATTGTTAACTTTCCTAGGTATGATAATGGTATCATGTCACAAAGGGGGCTGGAAACTAACTCcctggcatgcacatgtgtgtgtgtgtgtgtgtgtgaatgtgagagaaacagggagaaaagagagagaaaggaaaagaggaggcaggagaaaaaaggaggatacaggagagagagcagagagagggagagagagaaatggagaaaagaaagaaagcaagagataGCATGTGAATAATACAAACTACAACCGACCTCCGGCGGGCAGAAGGAAAGGAGCTCAGAACACTGCCGTTTCaacatttttctgtttgaaaaatcTTAGAAAGTCAGGGAACAAAAGACTGTGTTTCTGTATCAAGTGTAGTGGTGTGGACCGCCAATCCCTGCTGAAACGGAGGTTGAACAAAAGGACAGCTtgagttcaggagttcaaggtcagccaggacaGCATAGCAAGTCACAGTCTCAAAGACTGGTGGCGCAGGGGTGATAGTTCAGTTAGTAAGGTGCTTGCTATACAAACATGAGGACATAAGGTCTGGTCCCGGCACACTCAtgaaaagctgagtgtggtgggagACACTTGTCATCCTAGTGTGCAGAgaggacaggaggatcccagcATTTGCTGGGCAGCCAGTCCAGCCTAGCTGATGAACCCGTCTCAAACCCACGGTGAACAGCAACCAAAGAACGACACCTGAGTTTTTTCCCCTGAACTGTACGTGCGCGCAGCT
This is a stretch of genomic DNA from Arvicola amphibius chromosome 15, mArvAmp1.2, whole genome shotgun sequence. It encodes these proteins:
- the LOC119802337 gene encoding testis, prostate and placenta-expressed protein isoform X2 — protein: MARIIDVVPWEDGSAHVYASPAILLPLERVRNPLAGVKHQLYHPALPTLRRMDMDSVKGCLSDEHSQSSTYCSKDDFNKAHFTLLGVPNKPLQCLDFTGTGQKLCHKYREGKMVPIAPGINRVDWPCYTRAIEDWSKFVSRSGEFKLPCVNKRVESFSGYAVRYLKPDVTQNWRYCLNQNPSLDRYGQKPLPFDSLNAFRRFGSHYSRVNYLTPWH
- the LOC119802337 gene encoding testis, prostate and placenta-expressed protein isoform X1; this translates as MARIIDVVPWEDGSAHVYASPAILLPLERVRNPLAGVKHQLYHPALPTLRRMDMDSVKGCLSDEHSQSSTYCSKDDFNKAHFTLLGVPNKPLQCLDFTGTGQKLCHKYREGKMVPIAPGINRVDWPCYTRAIEDWSKFVSRSGEFKLPCVNKRVESFSGYAVRYLKPDVTQNWRVGKNARRPDLGGLTGPHSCGLPQYCLNQNPSLDRYGQKPLPFDSLNAFRRFGSHYSRVNYLTPWH